The Catharus ustulatus isolate bCatUst1 chromosome 17, bCatUst1.pri.v2, whole genome shotgun sequence genome includes the window GGGTTCTTTacactctgcagagctgggggatgctgcagcacgggaggctgagctgctctcagcccGCGCAGCGGGGGCTGCTCCCGAGGGAAGCCGCGGCTCGGTGCTGCCGGGGGGCAGCGGCGACAGAGCCCTGAGTGTGCCCTGGccgtgtcctggctgtgtcctggctgtgtcctggcagagccctggctgtgccctggccgtgtcctggctgtgtcctggcagagccctggccgtgtcctggctgtgccctggccgTGTCCTGGccgtgtcctggctgtgctctggccatgccctgcctgtgtcctggctgtgcccccaaGCCGGGCCCTCGCCGGGCTCCTCTCCTCGGCACATCCCACCCTAAAGGGGCTCTGGTCCCACTCTCGGGCCCCAGCAAGGGGGTCCCACGCAGCCCCCGGACAGGGGCAGGAGCAATCCCAGCCCTCTCCATGTgcatccagctcctgcagcccctgccctgccgctCTGGGGGTCACACAGGCAATGGATCCCCCACAGCCGGGTACCCCTGGAGCACCTCGGGCATTCCCCAAACGGGTCAGGAACTCCCGGCCCCGCAGGACCGGGGGCCCAGgcgctgccccctccctcccgGGGCAcccctccaggggctgcaggagcctggcacCCCGCGGGTGGGAGGAAGCTTCCCAGAAGACAGAGAGCTAAAAAAAGgcaaggcttggagcaacccAGGGCTGCCAGCTATTTATTCTAGCATGCCTGCATGCTGCAGAGCAagagaaagatattttaaagcTGCTGCAAGGAAGCTCGTCTGTCTGCTTGGGTTTGTTGTTCAAAAATTCAATTAGCAACAGTCCCAAGCCCTGCACCACCTTCAGCCAAGCGTCCTCCTAACACCCACAGGCAGGTGACCCCTCCACCAGAACTACAGTGAAGCACATGCTAGGAAAAAAGGCTGAGGCACCAACAGATCAGGAAGAGTTTGGGGAGCATCCACACCTCACACTCAATTTATTTCTGGCCGGTCCTAATGAGAAACTTCTAACCAGCTTTCAGAATCCTCAAACTCTCATAGGCACATTGCCCTCTGGGTTTACAAATCTCACCTCCTACTAAAAAATACACACCCCAGcctcctgttaaaaaaaaaggaaagcactgCAATCTCTGTTCTTGGATATgcattttttactgaaaaaatcATTCATAAattaacaaatacaaaaatgtaCAAACACATGGGTAAATAAATGTAATGACACAAAGGATTGCTTTGCtgagaagtgtgtgtgtgttgtaaAACACTAATCTTCAGTGCAAAAACGTCCCCCTGGCACCTCTTAAAAACATAACAGTAAGCTCAAAAGCCATGATGATGGAAAGCTTGAGAGTTTAAAGCCACTTCTGATGGTGAGGGGCCTGAAGTGCGCGGCCGTTGCTCAGACGGAACCTCCCTTAGAGAAGCAGAGCGTTACGGAGAATTAACTGTCAATAAATAGTTTTGCAAATAAAACCCACATggctcatttaaaaaaataaatcagcagcGCACAGGACCTGCCCTCCAGCAGGGGTGGCTGACGGCGCTGACGTGGAAGGGGCAAACGAGTGGCCTTGTCGAACTTCAGCTGCCAGAATATGTACAAGTTCTCCTTAATACAAGAATTTTTACACCATAACAGCACATGCGCTTGACAGTATGTTTTTAACAGTTACATTTACTATACAGTATTTGACAGAGCTGATAAGATTAACAGTGCACATTTTCAGATAATCCACatttgaaaaagggaaaataaatccGACGTGGTTGTAAGGAAGgatgggtgctgctggggatggacCCTCCTGTGCCGAGCGCGGTTCTGACAGAGGTAACGGCTTCTGTTCCACACCAGGTGCAGGGTGGCAGGGACATGAAGGCTGAGGATCCCAACCAAGGTAGTTCAACACCTactcacacacacatgcatgaTTCTGGGGTAGTGAACTCGGACTAGTTGAAATACATTCCTTGTTTGAAGCACCATTAAACAAAGACATGTTTCTAGCAAGGTCtgaagatgaaggaaaagaGGGGCAGGGTTCAGCACCCGGAAAGGGTCCACGTGAATTACAGATCAAGACTCTGAAGCAAAAGTCTTTATTGCTGTATGCGCCAGAAAAAGCAAATCCTCACCTCTGCCTATGAATGACCAGGCTGAATCCCCTGGGGAAGCGATTTAAAGCACGTGTAGGTTCAGAGACTTTAAAACTTAGGTACAAACTCATCAGCGCTTTTCAAGGGCAGGCTCGCTGCCCTCTCATGCTGGCCGACAAGATCTACACAAAACTCGTGTTTTCTAAGCTAACGTTTTCTGATACAGGTTAGGAATGCCCTGGGCAGTCACACCCACCACAGATGCGCATGGGGATCATCCGTCCACGGAACTGAGAACAATGTAAAACAATGTAAACCACGAGAAGTGAAGGAAACCGAAGGCAAACAATGCAATGGAAAGAGCTGAACTCCTTCGGAGGTCAAGTACCTGCCCTTGTTGTGTGGAAATACAAACTAAAACCAACACCCAATGTATTTACTTTTAAGTCAGAGAGGTCCAGTGACAGTGGTGGTGTCAGTGCTGTGAAGGGCTGGGCTGTCCAGCCTGCCCACGAAAAGAGAGGGATGACAGTGGATGGCTGGATGGGCTGTCACACCAAGCTCTGGCTCCCAGTCCTCATATTTTCACGTCCTTCATGTCTCTGACTGAGCTGTGACCCCTGTCCCACCGGCTGTGCCCatgccagtgctgccaggagccGAGGGGACAGTGCAGGGCACTGCCTGGCTCCGAGAGCACCTCTGTGCTGTGGATTTACACGATAAACACAAACTGAACCAACCTCCCAAACCTTCCAGCAGGCTCCAGAgggagggcagtgctgctgtgcaggcagggctcaCATGGGAGCAgtggctccatcccagcccggggctgagcccccccagcctcaccctgccctcagcaggacacagagcagcagccacgGGACTGTGCTCCAGATGGCTTTTGGATTCATCTGCACATCATGTAGCAGAAGTGACAGAAAAGGGAGGCTTTTCAATAGATATTCCCATTTCCTCACCCTCCCTGGAACAAGCCAGCCCTGCAGTTTCTGGGATGAGTGATGACCCAGCTGGATTTCTCACCCACTGCACTGGAAGGTTCTGGGCTCTGGCCCACAAACATTTCTCACGTGCCCAGCTGGAACCATGCGAGCAGTCTCACTGGCTGAAAAGGGAACACCTTGCACAAGTACAGCGATGCTCACACAAGTGTTTACAGAACTCAGGACTAAAATGAGTGACTGCATGTAAACCTCTTGCTTGGACTTGAGCcataggagaaaaataaaaaggggcaATTTACACAGCATATTTACACTTACACTTCTTTAAGAAGCGATTCTGTTGTATATACTTCAAGCAGGTCATTTAAAAAACTGCACAGACATAGAAGAACGGCATCAAAAGTCCTTTGATCTCCCACCAGGGCAGTTGCCAACCGAATTGCTCGCGATGTCGCTGCCAAGAAGCCAGAGTCCCTCAGCTGAGCCTCCTGGAGGACAGAGTGCATCCCAGGAGAGTCCCAGCGCCAGAGATTGCTGGAGGAGGAATGTGGAGACGAGAGCAGCAGGTCGAACTGTTGTCCTGAAACCCAGAAAGCAAGTggcagaaaaatgaagagaCTGCTGAGCTCGCTGCCCGGGTATCGGGCTGGATTGGTACAGCTAGGGCAATTTGTGCGTGCACTTTCAGCCTCATTCTCCAAAATACTGTGATCCTTCATTAGACAAAGTGTTGCTTGTCCTCAATAACCCTTGGAAAAGAAAGTCTAGCGTGGTGCTTTCTTGGTGAAGGGCAGAGCAAAGTTATTTTCTCCTCTTAATATTCGGTCACCAGAGCCAGCTCCGGTGTCAGGTTAACAGTGATGTTCTTATACAAGGCGTCATATGTGACGTTTGGAAAGTAGTTCAAGTTATTGAGGCCGTCCAGGGCTTGCCTTTCTTTTGACTTCCTCAGCAAGGCGTACCTGTGCAACGAGAACCAGAGGCCAGAGTCACTTCCACACATCCCACAGCACCTCAAACTCCTCCCAGGGCTACCAGGACACCTTTCAAAGAGCCAGCAAAGGAGCAGCTACAAAACAACGAACTCCTGAGTCCTTAATAAAGGCAACCATCACATTTAAACACTCTGTGTTagcaaaaattccagaaaagtCCAACACTTGATAAAGGGTGAACACTTGATAAAGAGCAAAATGCTCACTGTGCCACCAGCAAGCATTCAGCTGCCAAAACAACCTCTGGCACCTGCCCAAAGGCTGCAGGTGCCAGTCCCAAGAGGGGGTTGAGCCTGGGGGGCCAAGCCCACCATCCACACACCCCAGAGAGCTGAGGGCTGATGAGGTCCTTGCCGCTTTGATGAAACCAGAGATGAACAAGAACAGAACTCAATGGCTTTGGTCTGAGGGACGGGGGTGAGGAACTAAAACCAGCAGAAGGGTGGTGTGGGGAAGGAAACTGCAGCTGGTGCACAAAAAAAGCCTCAAGCACATTCAGAGGCAGCGTGAGGAGAcaggaggagggctgggggggaaaagaggcagaaacatctcagcaggacagggactcccttcagcagtgctggggcctGGAGGCACCAgggccaggggagctggggacagagctggggacagagaaggggccagggaagggctgtgccCTCAGGCAGGGCAAGGTGCAGGCTGAGAACAGAGGGAAGTACCAGGAAACAGAGCTCAGTCCCATGGCATTAGCAGCCTGCCATGCTTCAAGGGTTTGACTAAATATGGTTTTTTAAACCAAAGGCAACTTCTCTTTTTCAAGAGTGAAGTAAGAGAAGCATCTCTGACGGCTGCATTCTGTccaacagagaaatgaaaagcaggGCTAAAGATGGAAACTCAAAAGgaaacacccccaaaaatgaGTCTTCTGCAGAAAAGACCAGCACATAGCTCaaacctctgcagcagcagcctctgcagaaCAGAGTTTGCACTGCTtgtccagcagctgctcagctacAAGTGTTAATTCCTGAAGTTGTTTGTGAAAGATgcatttctctggttttctgtTGCACAGTTTTCAGAAGACTCAAATTCCACTGTGATCTTCAGGCAAAGGCAATCAGTCAACCCTTGCACTCTGAaacagccctggctctgggacAGAGCCCTCCTGGAGAGCTCCAGGGGGAATTTATCTTCTTGAGAAAAATGCTTGCACAGTGCTTGTCCTGCTTTGGTCCAGGGGACAGTTACCACTGCTGACAGATGTCTGCAGCCTCACAGGAGAGCAAACCCCCAGCTCAGGGGCTCTGCACACCCACCCCAGCTCGGGGCCAAGGAGCAGAAACAAGAATGGAGAGGGTGCTGCTGTTGGGATTTGTGACCAGGGACTCCTGCTGCTTCAGCAGGcacactgcagccctgcaggctgggcaAAGCCTCCCTCAGCACCGAGCTCAGGCCCTTCCACAAACACTGCAGCCTCTGagacctggcagcagcacccctgCACATTCCTCTGGAGATAGAGGACAGGCCCTCAGCCTGCCATGGGCACCATCCcctcctctggctgcagggatgtgggacacaaaatgcagggatggaggaatgctggcagtgctctgcctccctctccctgcagttAGTTTCCTTCAGGAGTTCAGGCTGTCACTACCCTCAAACAGCTGCAGGGAACCTCCTACATGGTACAAACTCTATGTGAAAGGCTTTAggattctttaaaaaaaaattacttgccTTCCTAGGAACTGCACTTCTCCCCGGTGATGGTGGGGAATTGATTTGTATTTCCCTGTGTCTCCTTCTGGTCGAGTCACCGAGTAGCCTGCGTACTGTACTCTGCGTTGGAAAGGGgagaaacaaagtaaaataaacaaaaaataatcaccagttgtgtttgctgtgctgggagctcttGCAGGCTGCAGTCAGAGCTCTGGCCATGCTCGGCCTCCCCACCCACAGAGAAGCCACAGGAaccccctgctgcagcctgggctgggggtcACAGCACCTCAGAGCCACCAGCgtggggcaggcacagagcctgcagctccagctgctctgagagctcccctggcactgctgggcagttTGCACCAGCCCCTGCCACGGggtcagcccagcacagccaggggtcaggcacagcacagccagggctcagcccaTCACAGCCAGGgcaagcacagccagcccacTGCCCCTGCCCACGGTGACAACTGTCCCCTCAGAGCACACCAGGCCCAGCTCACAGAACCACGGGGCACAGAACCCCCTGTACCTGTTCCAGAGGTCGTCATCCTCGCCGCCCCAGCCCCAGAAGGCGTTGGGGAATCCGTTGATCTTCTGGAACTGCTCGACAGTCAGGCCGCTCACCCCCCCGAAGAACTCGTTGTACGGGAGCCTGGGCAGGAGAGAAGGGTCAGGGTCAGGGCAGAGCCCCCGGCTCTCCCACCTGCCCTGGGAAAGCCCAAGCCCTGAGGATGCTGCTCTCTGccattccctgtcctgctccctttGCACAGAGCCCCAGAAATAAACCCAGATTCATTCTCTGCCTTAGAAATGAATCAGTTAAATCTAACAACAGCACGTCCTTAGCAGCGATGGCGCAGGGAGGAAGAACAGTGCTCACAGGTACATGTACTTATCCAGCTTGGCTGCAAAGTGCCTCGGCATCTGCCCACACCCATAGTAGTTGCGGTCGTTCTCTGGAATGTGGTCCACGTCGTGGAAGATGAGGCAGTCCCAGTCCAGGTCCTTCATCGCCTCTCGGAAGCCCACGTTGAAGAGCATGGCACGGTTGAAGGGCTGgttcccagcctgcagggacagagttCCTTCTCAGCAGgagtccctgcagctcctgctctgggtgtgcccccagccctgtctaGAAACTGCAGAGGGCAACCAGCTCCCACTCTGGCACCAGGAAAGGAGTACTGGAGCAGATCAGTGGATCAACCAACACTGGAATATTCAATTTACAGTACAAGAGCAAAAATAAAGATGCTGGAGCCTTATTACTCGGAcgcttggaaaaaaaaaaaccaattttgaTCAATCTTTTTAAGCTAGAGCTAAATATGGGAGGACATCAAGTGAGAGGTGCATGAATACATTAAATGACAGTGATGTTCTACAAGAAAAGCCCAGTTCTGGTCAGGCCATTCCTGTGCCTAGGGGATGCTGCCTGAACTGCAGGGAGATATCAAAAAACTGCAGCATTGTCTGAATGCATCTGgtcaaagcttttttttaaaaagtagctcctacaaaacagaattaaaaaaataaaacaatacaaaTCCCcagatttctatttttcacaTAAAACCAGTAATTTCTGGGCACCTCTCTTAGCTGTGCCACTTTCAGACAGAGCAGGACAACTCACACATGGCAACATGAGCCCtagagctggcacagagcaatgtgacctggcagggacaccctgggctgggctcactcACCTGCTCCACCACGTAGAAGGCGAACTGTAAACGTTGTCTCTGCAGCATGGGGATGAGGTGTCTGAAGAGGACGGGGAGGTGCTCGTAGCGATTGCGGAATGGGATCAGGATGGCCACCTGGGGAGCACAGACAGCTCTGACTGCcaccagctggggagcagggctgcctgctggggctgcagcagcaggagcagcactgacaaAGTGCCTTAGCTCTCCCATGCAGAGTAGCCTGAAACCCTCACAACTCCCAAAACATGGATTTCCTATTCACTTTTTGAGGAATGGCTGCTTTGGAAAAATTCCGTGTCACCTTGAGAGGAAGGGAGACTTGCAGTGCCCCCTCATCAttctgcccagcactggggacataGAGCAGCCCTTGGGTTCATGATCGCTTCCCtgggccctgcagagctcctcacACCACTGCTCTGAcggtgcagcacagctgagatgCTCCCACTCCTGTCCGCCCCCCAGCACTCCCcgtgccctgccctgagcaggacccctgccctgagcaggaccctgcccagccccaggtaCCTTCCAGCGAGGCAGGCAGTCACTCGGCTTCCAGTGCCCTCCCAGCTTGATGGAAGGGTCTTTAGAGAAGAACTGGTGGATATCCTCCATGGTGATCTCGCTCATATTTACATCAATGGGGCCCTCTGCAGAGTGGGAGAAGCAGGGGGGTGAGGAActgtgctcctggggcagcactTTGCTGTCTCCCTGTCCTCCATCCCCAGCAATCAACTTCTTTTCTGCAGCACCATCAAAGCCAgtcaggaaatgctgctgctgtaacCCCTTGGTGTCCTCAGCctttgtggctgctgctggatgcaGCTGTCCACGAGAGCCCCAGGTACCCCTGTACTCCTCCCTGCATGTTCCAGCAGACTAAACCCCCACCTCAGCAGAGAGCCCTCCCCCCTTTGGAAGCATTTGCCCTCAAAAGGCCAATTTTCCACCTGGGGATAGCTCTGGTGGAAGCATTTCTCCCAGCCCAtgtccagagcagccctggcacagctcggggctggggctggcagcactgctgaggcacAAGGGAGCCACCCTGCCGGCCCTGCCCCTGGAagagggctggcagagccctttCACCGGCTCCCAGCACACAATCCctcttttgtttgtgtttgccAAGCGATGGGCTCCTACTTCAGCAGGGAGACATGGCTCTGACACAGCAGGGATTAATTCCTGAGGGTGGGTAAACAATGATTtcccaggagggagctgggctccagACAGCACTCCCATTcatccctgtgcctggcagggaaAGGTGCAGTGCTGGTGAGCTGGGAATGCCGCTGAGTGCCCTCCAAAGccaaggggagcagcagaggggcGCAGGATGCTACTCACTCATAGAAGGGAGCCTTTCAGGACAGGTATTGTTGGGGAAGTAGGTAAAGTCTTCAGGAAGAAACGTTGTGGCTTGCAGGAAGGTGTCATTGTGGCTCAGATCAAGAGGataatctggggaaaaaaaaaagacaaaaaaaaaaaagatgagaagTTTTCACCTGAGCTATAGGTCTGTCATTTCCAGCcacctgcccatggcactgtGAGCAGACTCCAAAGTCAGTCACAGCTGAGGGTGTCCCcaacagcacagctgtgtccccagaggAACGTgcaccagcccagctgtgtgctcATCCCCATCCTGGCACAGGGGGCTGCAGAAGCCCCAGCACCACGTCACAGAAACCTCTGCATTGCCTGGCCAAAGGAGGAATTTTGGGCATTGCCTTTGGGTATCACAAAGGAGCACATGGCTCTTGAAAGCCAAAGCTGccagtgccctgtccctggaggagctggcagaggggacGTGCCCctccagcagagagggaagTCCCCAGGCAGGTGTCAGTGCCAGCCAGGACTGCCAGCGCAGTTCCCACACAGGGCAATCCTGCCAGGAATCCTCCTCAGAGGATCAATAGAAGCTCTCACCTCACACACTGATTCCCTCTGCTCCGTGTCCTACGGGGTCAGAGGAGCCCAGgacccccctgcagcccccctggaccctctgcagcccccctgagccccctgcatcccccccagccccgcaccCAAAGGTGTCCCAAGGAGGATTCCCACTGGAGCAGGCGTTTGCTGTGGTGCGCCAGTAGGTAACATCCTGTCAGTAACTTTGTTTATTTGCTCGATTAACAGTATCCAAAATATCTCAGTACTCAAGATGGGCCGTACACAAACCTAAGGGCTTTTCAAGTAGGAGAGATGTTATTTTGATGCTTGATACTGTTCCAAAGTTCCAGAAACAATTTTCCCTGTAAACTCCCGTTACCAGCGCACACCCGCAGTGCTCAGCCCTGGTCAGACACGGTGAAGCTCTGGCTCGCACCGAGGGCTGCCCTTTTCAGCTGGGTTTCCTCACTGCTGTCACAGCCTCACTGCCCGCAGCAGCGTGGGGACAGCGCTCTCACCAGGCAGTGACACCCAAAACCAGCCAGGagggcaggctctgtccccagggttAATGCAGACTTTGTGTCACAGCACCAGGGACAGTGCTGaagctgtccccatggctgggacccttgggcagggactgtccccgTGGTTGGGATCCTtgggcagggactgtccccatggctgggacccttgggcagggactgtccccgTGGTTGGGATCCTtgggcagggactgtccccatgGTTGGGACCCTtgggcagggactgtccccatggctgggacccttgggcagggactgtccccatggctgggacccttgggcagggactgtccccatggctgggacccttgggcagggacagtcCCCACGGCTGGGGCTCCTGGGcaggggctgtccccatggctgggaccctgggcagggactgtccccacgGCTGGGCTCTTGGGcaggggctgtccccatggctgggaccctgggcagggactgtccccacgGCTGGGACCctgggcagggactgtccccacggctggggctcctgggcagggactgtccccatggctgggaccctgggcagggactgtccccacgGCTGGGCTCTtgggcagggactgtccccacgGCTGGGACCCTtgggcagggactgtccccacgGCTGGGCTCctgggcagggactgtccccacgtgtccctgcacagctggggctgctgtgcacagccagtactgcagcagccactggcactgggcaggaggACACAGGTTTTTGGACCACCTGAAGCcccccagggcagagcctgagcaggatgaaggctcccagcactgcaagcagcagcaaaggagcACCCAATCCTCCTCCCCTGGAGGATCAGCCGCTTCCTCACCCTGCCTCTGCTTTACTTGATGTTTCCAGTCTTAAAAATAGCCCAGGGTGGCAGCCCTGGCTGACTAGGTGCAGCACGGGAGCTGACAGGGGCGTTCATCTCCTGCCTAAGTCGATAATTCCCCTCCTGTCCCGTCCCAGGcggggcacagctgagctggaggctgcagctctgcaggctgggcacaaggacacagctctgcttgTGCTAATGAGGAGATGATCTGGGCCTGGAGAactctgccagcccctgtgcccagcaggctGAGCTCCCACACCCAGGCTGATGCCAGCAGCACCGGTGTGAGGCTGGGGGCCGTGCCACGGGGAAGGGACAGGCTGggtgccaccagcccagcagcaaCGCCTCCcccagcaggggcagctctgccccctGCACCACGCTGGCACCACAGCTCCTGACCCCGTGTACGGTGATGGAGGCTGCAGGGGGAGCCTGGGCTGCACTCCTGCATCCTGCCCAAAATTCAGTGTATCATTTGTGGCACGTCTCCAGCCAAGGCATCTCGGCTCATCCTTGCAGGGAAGAGTGAAGCTGGTGAGCACAGGCTCCTCCACgtgcccagagccagggctctgCGCAGGCGCACGcctgggaagggatttttgaaatatgaaaCCTGATCCTTGCACTGAATTTGAAAGTGTTTACCCTCAGACTGGTTGAAGCTACAAGCTGAATTCCTGGAAAGCAAAGAGGTTTTCTGCTCAAATTCCATCATTTCAGACCTTTCAAGATTTTCACCCCTTATGCAAGTTAAAAGCCTTTGAACTTTTTGcatagataaataaatataattttaacattttgacagtatttatatatatagagagagtATTTTTATGTTAcacatatatttttacatatatataaagaAGCAGGCAATTAATCAATGCTTCCACCCTGCATTTACCACTATAAATTAATTCCATTAACTTAATTTCCAATGAAAATGGAACCCTTGATCAAAACTACAATTATCCCAGACATACCCGAGTCGTTGACGCTGCTGTTCCTCTTGGCGTAGGCACTGCGGACCACCTGCTCGTACACCTGAGCCCCAATAGTTCGCATGTTCTCACGGATCATGATGCCTTGGGCTTGCATCATGAAGAGGTAGGTGTTCACTgcaagggaggaagaaaaaggaatatttccATCAGCATCTGCTTTTGTAGGGAAAAGAAACCAGGGTAAGCAttcccagcctcctgcctgATTTCAGCTCCCCCGTGCCAGAGGGATCCCTGGGttgccccagagctgggaagggcagggaacGGGGCACTGGAGGCGTAGGGCACGTCTGGAAACCTGGCAAGGGGATGCACCCAGCCAAACC containing:
- the B4GALT5 gene encoding beta-1,4-galactosyltransferase 5; the protein is MRWPRGPRGAWRLLPRRSLLAALFLFSLSSSFLYFVYVAPGIVNTYLFMMQAQGIMIRENMRTIGAQVYEQVVRSAYAKRNSSVNDSDYPLDLSHNDTFLQATTFLPEDFTYFPNNTCPERLPSMKGPIDVNMSEITMEDIHQFFSKDPSIKLGGHWKPSDCLPRWKVAILIPFRNRYEHLPVLFRHLIPMLQRQRLQFAFYVVEQAGNQPFNRAMLFNVGFREAMKDLDWDCLIFHDVDHIPENDRNYYGCGQMPRHFAAKLDKYMYLLPYNEFFGGVSGLTVEQFQKINGFPNAFWGWGGEDDDLWNRVQYAGYSVTRPEGDTGKYKSIPHHHRGEVQFLGRYALLRKSKERQALDGLNNLNYFPNVTYDALYKNITVNLTPELALVTEY